In Candidatus Pantoea floridensis, the genomic window CTACTAAACGCATCCAGTTTGCGCGGTAGACTCGTGGGCGGAATCAATAACTGATTCGAACCTGCAGAAGTTTAAGAAACCCGCGCCAATGCGCGGGTTTTTTTATGCTCGTAGCACCGGCAAAGTTAATGCAAAAGGAAGATTACGATGAGCCAGCAAGTTATTATTTTCGATACCACTCTGCGTGACGGCGAACAGGCTTTACAGGCTAGCCTGAGTGTTAAAGAAAAACTGCAGATCGCTCTGGCGTTGGAACGTATGGGCGTGGATGTGATGGAAGTGGGCTTCCCCGTTTCCTCCCCAGGTGATTTCGAATCCGTACAAACCATCGCTCGTACCATTAAAAACAGCCGTGTCTGCGGACTGGCACGCTGCGTTGAGAAGGACATTGACGCCGCATATGAATCATTGCGTGTTGCTGAAGCGTTCCGTATTCACACCTTCATCGCCACTTCGCCGATGCACATCGCCACCAAATTGCGCAGCACATTGCCAGAAGTGATTGAACGCGCAGTACACATGATTAAACGCGCCCGCAACTATACCGACGACGTTGAGTTCTCGTGTGAAGATGGCGGCCGTACGCCAATCGACGATCTGTGCCGCATGGTTGAAGCCGCTATTCATGCCGGTGCAACCACTATCAACATTCCGGATACCGTGGGCTACACCTTACCTGGCGAATACGCCAACATCATCGGCCAATTGGTAGCACGCGTGCCGAACATCGATAAAGCCATCCTGTCTGTTCATACCCATGACGATTTGGGTATGGCGACCGGCAATGCTATCGCCGCAGTGTTAGCAGGTGCACGTCAGGTTGAAGGAACCTTAAATGGTCTGGGTGAGCGCGCCGGTAACTGCGCGCTGGAAGAAGTGATTATGGCGATTAAAACCCGTCAGCAGATCATGAATGTGCACACCAACATCAATCATCAGGAAATCTACCGCACCAGCCAAACCGTTAGCCAAATCTGCAACATGCCAATTCCCGCTAACAAAGCGGTGGTCGGCTCCAACGCCTTCGCCCACTCCTCGGGCATTCATCAGGATGGCGTGCTGAAGAATCGTGAAAACTACGAAATCCTGACGCCAGAATCTATCGGCCTGCATAAAATCCAGCTGAATCTGACCTCACGATCTGGTCGTGCTGCGGTAAAACACCGCATGGAAGAGATGGGCTACAAAGAGTCTGATTACAATCTGGATACCTTATATGACGCCTTCCTGAAGCTGGCTGATAAGAAAGGTCAGGTCTTTGATTACGATCTGGAAGCCTTAGCCTTCATTAACAAACAGAACGAAGAGCCAGAGTATTTCCAGCTGAACGAATTCAACGTGCAGACCGGCTCCAGCGTTACCGCTACCGCATCTGTGCAATTGGGCTGCGGTGAAGAGACGAAGTCGGATGCCGCCACCGGTAATGGCCCAGTGGATGCGGTTTATCAAGCCATCAACCGCATCACCGGCTTTGAAGCCGAACTGATGAATTACAAGTTGACCGCGAAAGGCCACGGCGAGAACGCGCTGGGTCAGGTTGATATCGTGGTCAATTACAACGGTCGTAAATTCCACGGCGTGGGTCTGGCGACCGATATCGTCGAATCCTCTGCTAAAGCGATGGTGAACGCGTTGAACAACATTTGGCGTGCTAAGCAGGTGGAAAAAGAATTGCAGCGTAAATTTAAAGATCAGAAGGAAACGGTGTAACTATGTCTAAGTCTTCTCATATCGCGGTATTGCCAGGCGACGGAATTGGTCCGGAAGTGATGGCGCAGGCCATGAAAGTTCTCGATGCCATTCGTACGCGTTTCGATATGCGTATCACCACCAGCGAATATGATGTTGGCGGTATCGCCATCGATCGTCACGGCGAACCGCTGCCACCGGCTACCGTTGCTGGCGCAGAACAAGCCGATGCGATTCTGTTCGGCTCAGTAGGTGGGCCCAAATGGGAGCATCTGCCGCCTGCCCAGCAGCCAGAGCGCGGCGCGTTGCTGCCGCTGCGGAAGCACTTCAAGCTGTTCAGCAACCTGCGTCCGGCTGCGCTGTATAAAGGTCTTGAAGCCTTCTGTCCGCTGCGCAGCGATATCGCCGAGCGCGGTTTCGATATCCTGTGCGTGCGTGAACTGACCGGCGGCATCTATTTTGGCCAACCGAAAGGCCGCGAAGGCAGCGGTCCGCACGAGCGCGCTTTCGATACCGAGGTGTATCACCGTTTCGAAATTGAGCGCATTGCCCGCATCGCCTTTGAATCTGCCCGCAAACGTCGCAACATCGTCACCTCTATCGATAAAGCCAACGTGTTGCAGACGTCAGTCATGTGGCGCGAGATTGTCAACGAAGTGGCAAAAGATTACCCGGATGTGCAGTTGAGCCATATGTACATCGATAACGCCACCATGCAGCTGATTAAAGATCCCTCACAGTTTGACGTGCTGCTCTGTTCTAACCTGTTCGGTGACATCCTGTCTGACGAATGCGCGATGATCACCGGTTCCATGGGCTTGCTGCCTTCCGCCAGCCTGAATGAAGAGGGTTTCGGCCTGTTTGAACCCGCAGGCGGCTCCGCACCGGATATCGCCGGTCAGAACATCGCCAACCCGATTGCGCAGATTCTGTCGCTGTCGCTGCTGCTGCGTTATAGCCTGAATGCGGATGACGCCGCTGCTAGCATTGAACGCGCCGTGAGCCGCGCGTTGGAAGCGGGTTATCGCACCCGTGATTTGGCCGGTGACGGCAAAGCCGTGAGCACCGATGAGATGGGCAGCATCATTGCCGGGTTTATCGCCGAGGAAAAATAATAAAATGAAAAACTTATACCAGAAGTTATTTGATGCACATGTCGTCCACGAAGCGCCTAAAGAAACCCCGTTACTGTATATCGATCGTCATCTGATTCATGAAGTAACGTCACCGCAGGCCTTTGATGGTCTGCGCGCGCACGGCCGCAAAGTGCGCCAGCCGTCGAAAACCTTCGCCACCATGGATCACAACGTTTCCACTCAGACCAAAGATATCAATGCGTCTGGCGAAATGGCGCGTATTCAGATGCAAGAGCTGATTAAGAACTGTGCTGAGTTCGGCATTCAGCTGTATGACCTGAATCACCCGTTCCAGGGCATTGTGCACGTCATTGGGCCAGAACAAGGCATGACGCTGCCGGGCATGACCATCGTCTGCGGCGACTCTCACACCGCCACCCACGGTGCGTTCGGTTCGCTGGCGTTCGGGATCGGCACCTCGGAAGTTGAGCATGTCTTCGCCACGCAAACCCTGAAACAGGGTCGCGCGAAAACCATGAAAATTGAAGTGCTGGGCAAGGCTGCACCGGGCATTACCGCCAAAGATATCGTGTTGGCGATCATTGGCAAAACCGGCAGCGCCGGTGGTACCGGTCACGTCGTTGAATTCTGTGGCCCCGCGATCGAAGCGCTGAGCATGGAAGGCCGCATGACGCTGTGTAACATGGCGATTGAAATGGGTGCCAAAGCGGGTCTGGTCGCGCCGGATGACACCACGTTCAATTACCTGCAAGACAAGCAGTTCGCACCAAAAGGCGAACAGTGGGATCAAGCGGTGGCTTACTGGCGCACGCTGAAATCCGATGAAGGTGCCACATTCGATACTATCGTTACCCTGCATGCGGAAGATATCGCACCGCAGGTCACCTGGGGCACCAATCCAGGCCAGGTGATGGCGGTGGATCAAGCCATCCCGAATCCACAATCCTTTGCCGATCCGGTGGAGCGCGCCTCCGCAGAGAAAGCACTGGCTTATATGGATCTGCAACCTGGTATCAAACTGACCGACGTAGCGATCGATAAAGTGTTTATCGGCTCCTGCACTAACTCACGTATTGAAGATCTGCGCGCGGCGGCCGCGATTGCTAAAGGTCGCAAAGTGGCACCAGGCGTTGTAGCAATGGTGGTGCCGGGCTCAGGTCCGGTGAAGGCCCAAGCCGAAGCCGAAGGCCTGGATAAAATCTTCCTCGAAGCCGGTTTTGAATGGCGTTTGCCGGGATGCTCTATGTGTCTGGCAATGAACAACGACCGCCTGAATCCGGGTGAGCGCTGCGCATCAACCAGCAACCGCAACTTTGAAGGTCGTCAGGGCCGCGGTGGACGCACTCACCTGGTAAGCCCGGCGATGGCTGCGGCGGCTGCCGTAACCGGTCGCTTTGCCGACATTCGTGAATTGACTCAGGGAGCTTAAACCATGGCGAACAAATTTACTCAACACACCGGGATTGTGGCGCCATTGGATGCGGCCAACGTCGATACTGATGCCATCATTCCGAAGCAGTTCTTGCAGAAAGTGACGCGCACCGGTTTTGGCGCGCACCTGTTCCACGACTGGCGTTTTGATGACGATGCAGGTACCCAACCCACCGCCAGCTTCGTGCTGAACAAGCCAGAATTCAAAGGCACCAGCATTTTGCTGGCGCGTGAGAATTTCGGTTGCGGATCGTCGCGTGAGCATGCGCCCTGGGCGCTGACCGACTTCGGTTTCCATGTGGTGATTGCGCCAAGTTTCGCCGACATCTTCTATGGCAACAGTTTCAACAACCAGCTGCTGCCGGTGAAGCTGAGCGATGAAGAAGTGGATGAGATGTTCAAACTGGTCGCCGCACAGCCGGGCATCACTTTTACGGTAGATCTGGAAGCGCAAACGGTAACCGCAGGCGATAAAACCTACAGCTTCGAAATCGACAGCTTCCGCCGTCACTGCATGATCAACGGCCTTGATAGCATTGGCCTGACGCTGCAGCACGAAGCGTCGATCTCCAGCTACGAAACCAATCAGCCCGCGTTCTTACGCTAAGGTAATAAGGGCGACTGATGTCGCCCTTCTCTTTTCTAACTCTCCACCACATCTCGCACGCGCGACGCTAATGCCAGCGCCAGCACCGCTAACCCCAACGCCAGCCAGTAAACCGACTCGTGACCAAAGCGCTCGCTCATGGTGCCCTGGATGATGCCCGCAATAATCATGCCGGTGGAAATCGACGTGGTAAACAAGGTGGTTGCCGCACCCGCACGCCCCGGCATTAAATCCTGGAACCACAGCATGCCAATCCCGGCGATGATGCCGATAAATGCCGCGTTGAATAGCTGCAGCACCATTAGCGCAGTGCGCGTCTGGAACATCACCAAACCGAGATAAAATACAATCGCTGCCACCAGTGCCAGCAACATCAGCATCCGTTTGCCGATACGACGCGCGTAATGCCCGGCCACCAGCATGATCGGAATTTCCAGCCCGGCGGCGGTGCCCATCAGTAACCCTGCTAGCTTCTCCGGCAGGCCAAGCGTGGTACTGATATACAGCGGCATATCAATGATATACATGGTGTTGCATGTCCACATAGTCACCGAAGCGATAAACAGCAGCCGCACCTGACTCTCTTTCCACGGGCTCAGCTGCGTTAACACTTCTTCGGGTGAAGCCACCACGCGTGGCACCGACGGCAAGGTGCGCCAGATCAGTAGCATGCTCAGCAGAAAAATCCCCGCCGCGACGCAAAACAGCGTCACAAAGCCGTAATTAAGTGCCAGTGCAAACGACAAGGGCGGGCCGATCACCCACGCCAGCGACAGCTGCGCGCGCATCACCGAGCTGAACATCACCACTTCACGCGCTGACTGATCGGCATATTCACGCGCGAGCGCAAACACCTGCGGAATGGAAACGCTGGCAAGTGCAGATAAGAACACGCCCAGCGTGACAAGGGTTAAATAGTGGCGATTGAAGGCAAATAGCAGCGCATTAAGCGTCGCCATCAGACAGCAGAATAGAATCAGGTTGCGACGATCGCCCCGATTATCAGAGCGCTTGGCCAT contains:
- the leuL gene encoding leu operon leader peptide, with translation MFHSFRLLGLLLNASSLRGRLVGGINN
- the leuA gene encoding 2-isopropylmalate synthase, coding for MSQQVIIFDTTLRDGEQALQASLSVKEKLQIALALERMGVDVMEVGFPVSSPGDFESVQTIARTIKNSRVCGLARCVEKDIDAAYESLRVAEAFRIHTFIATSPMHIATKLRSTLPEVIERAVHMIKRARNYTDDVEFSCEDGGRTPIDDLCRMVEAAIHAGATTINIPDTVGYTLPGEYANIIGQLVARVPNIDKAILSVHTHDDLGMATGNAIAAVLAGARQVEGTLNGLGERAGNCALEEVIMAIKTRQQIMNVHTNINHQEIYRTSQTVSQICNMPIPANKAVVGSNAFAHSSGIHQDGVLKNRENYEILTPESIGLHKIQLNLTSRSGRAAVKHRMEEMGYKESDYNLDTLYDAFLKLADKKGQVFDYDLEALAFINKQNEEPEYFQLNEFNVQTGSSVTATASVQLGCGEETKSDAATGNGPVDAVYQAINRITGFEAELMNYKLTAKGHGENALGQVDIVVNYNGRKFHGVGLATDIVESSAKAMVNALNNIWRAKQVEKELQRKFKDQKETV
- the leuB gene encoding 3-isopropylmalate dehydrogenase produces the protein MSKSSHIAVLPGDGIGPEVMAQAMKVLDAIRTRFDMRITTSEYDVGGIAIDRHGEPLPPATVAGAEQADAILFGSVGGPKWEHLPPAQQPERGALLPLRKHFKLFSNLRPAALYKGLEAFCPLRSDIAERGFDILCVRELTGGIYFGQPKGREGSGPHERAFDTEVYHRFEIERIARIAFESARKRRNIVTSIDKANVLQTSVMWREIVNEVAKDYPDVQLSHMYIDNATMQLIKDPSQFDVLLCSNLFGDILSDECAMITGSMGLLPSASLNEEGFGLFEPAGGSAPDIAGQNIANPIAQILSLSLLLRYSLNADDAAASIERAVSRALEAGYRTRDLAGDGKAVSTDEMGSIIAGFIAEEK
- the leuC gene encoding 3-isopropylmalate dehydratase large subunit; the encoded protein is MKNLYQKLFDAHVVHEAPKETPLLYIDRHLIHEVTSPQAFDGLRAHGRKVRQPSKTFATMDHNVSTQTKDINASGEMARIQMQELIKNCAEFGIQLYDLNHPFQGIVHVIGPEQGMTLPGMTIVCGDSHTATHGAFGSLAFGIGTSEVEHVFATQTLKQGRAKTMKIEVLGKAAPGITAKDIVLAIIGKTGSAGGTGHVVEFCGPAIEALSMEGRMTLCNMAIEMGAKAGLVAPDDTTFNYLQDKQFAPKGEQWDQAVAYWRTLKSDEGATFDTIVTLHAEDIAPQVTWGTNPGQVMAVDQAIPNPQSFADPVERASAEKALAYMDLQPGIKLTDVAIDKVFIGSCTNSRIEDLRAAAAIAKGRKVAPGVVAMVVPGSGPVKAQAEAEGLDKIFLEAGFEWRLPGCSMCLAMNNDRLNPGERCASTSNRNFEGRQGRGGRTHLVSPAMAAAAAVTGRFADIRELTQGA
- the leuD gene encoding 3-isopropylmalate dehydratase small subunit, with translation MANKFTQHTGIVAPLDAANVDTDAIIPKQFLQKVTRTGFGAHLFHDWRFDDDAGTQPTASFVLNKPEFKGTSILLARENFGCGSSREHAPWALTDFGFHVVIAPSFADIFYGNSFNNQLLPVKLSDEEVDEMFKLVAAQPGITFTVDLEAQTVTAGDKTYSFEIDSFRRHCMINGLDSIGLTLQHEASISSYETNQPAFLR
- a CDS encoding MFS transporter, giving the protein MKSLLTRQRRINPVYLSFMAVSFMTGVAGALQAPTLSLFLTREVQVSPFWVGLFFTINAIAGIAISLLMAKRSDNRGDRRNLILFCCLMATLNALLFAFNRHYLTLVTLGVFLSALASVSIPQVFALAREYADQSAREVVMFSSVMRAQLSLAWVIGPPLSFALALNYGFVTLFCVAAGIFLLSMLLIWRTLPSVPRVVASPEEVLTQLSPWKESQVRLLFIASVTMWTCNTMYIIDMPLYISTTLGLPEKLAGLLMGTAAGLEIPIMLVAGHYARRIGKRMLMLLALVAAIVFYLGLVMFQTRTALMVLQLFNAAFIGIIAGIGMLWFQDLMPGRAGAATTLFTTSISTGMIIAGIIQGTMSERFGHESVYWLALGLAVLALALASRVRDVVES